The DNA window GAGTTATTGCTGCCTTTGACCTGCACTTTGCTCATATTTACTTTCTTGGGGGTTTGGGATGTTTGCACATGTGTAATGTCTGGTTGTACAACACAACATTCCTATTCATCTTGAATTTGTGTATGCTTGATAATCCTTTGATGAGCTGAAACTCCTGAGGTTAGAaactattttcttctaaatCCTTTCAGCCTGATGCATGGCTGACAGGCTAACCTGAATCACTGTCTGATAAGAGTAAATTGACACTAGTAGCTTTGACTGGCCTCAGATTACCTTCACAGATAAATTGCACTGCAGTCAGTAACACATCTTCATTGGATCGATGAATATCTAGCTGTCTATGTTGGTACCTATATATTCCAAAGTTCAAAGAAGGCAAATGTTAGACAGATTCTTGCAGTGGAAGCTGCATATGTTTGACAGCATCTGTCAATATTCCAATAAGTACATCATGACTAATTGTATCTCACACACCAGAATACATCCAAGGTAAATTCAATCAATTTTCCTGGGCAAGGGAGGAATTCTCCTTTCCTACTCAGAAATACAATGTACTACTATTATGACAAAAACTATACAAAATCATGGtgcaaaccacaaaaaataaagcacaaaataGGTACAAGGGGACAGGCACACTTTCTCAACTCAGTCTGAGCTATCTGtttgaggaaaataaagtctggtttagaaaaacacaaaggaataCATAACTTCAACCACACAAAAGTTGTACTGAAATTAGTGGGACAACTTACAAGTTTTCATTAGGAGAAGTTCTTTATAGATGGAGTTCATGGTATAAATATTAACATGCTTTAATATGGTCTTGTATTGCCATGTCAGCTCTTTCTGCCACCTACAATAAGCTTTGGCATTAATTCAGACACCCACTGtcttttcagaagaaagcaaTTTAAAGAAAGTAGAGAGGTCTAAATTATTCCTCTATTTAATTTTCCCTTATTAAAGACAGTGGGCACAGTAGGtataaacaaaactgaaagtaCTCAGTAGTTTGTAGTGTCTAAAGTACTGATTTCTTCTAGGTGGTACCTGGGGATCCCTCcagtaaaaatgaaactgtGGTAGATGTGAATATTCTGACTTCTCCTACTTTCACCATTAAAGTTCCTCCCAATTTAGACCCAGAGAGTGCTGAATTCATTGAATATGTAGCTGGGAAAGCACTGCAACTGTATAAGCAGAATTTCTAAGTGGTAAGTTCATTCTTTGTCCtttcatggaaaacaaaattcttcctAACAGGTGTTTACATTGCAATAAACTTTACTTGGAACAGAATTCAGTCATGGTATATACAAGACAGAAATGACATATTGATTAAGACAAACAGAAGCGttatggaaaacagaaacaaacactcAATGTTCTAGcctgcaaacacagacacaatGATATTAAATGATTTGTCTTATTTAACTGTGAAACCTTCGATCTTTAAGTAACATCTGGGATGAGGTAATGTGatgataaatatttctttagaaaagaaTTGCCTCACAACCACAGTCCGCTGTCTTGGCATCAAAAACCATGTCTTTGTGTTTATTCATCATGAATGAACTGGAATTGCCCCTCTTcattatgttttttattttcagtggtgTTTAAGAGCATGCttgtattatttttcatgaTAAAGGACTGCAAAGTGAGAACCACTACCAGGACTTGAAAGATCTGTCTTATCATAACGTTTCTCCATTAGCAGCACTCTGCTCAGATTAGCAGTGTAAACAGAATCTGCAGTTCAACTTGCAGGAACATGCACAGAAAGATCCTTCTCACAGGCTTCTAACCATTTTTGTAGAAGTCTCCCTCCATGTTTAAGGGATTTCCAGATGAGGAAGGAAGAACCAGTtaggcaggcaggcagggattAAAAAATGCTACATATTCTCTAACCCAACAGGGAATCTCCAGGAAAGATGGGGTGGCATCATGCTGCTTGTAAGCCACCCTTCCCTGGGTTTCCCTTCCCAGGGGGCCCTGGGATGCACAGGTTTAGTGACCTCTTACAAGTGGATTTACCAGGGGACAGAGCTGCAAGACTCATGAGACCTTTAGGCAAATCACTATGTTTTCCCCCCAGTCCTCTGAATAGGATGAGATTTGGACACAGCTCCTTTTTAGGTCATTGGGTGTCTGAAATCCTCAACTCAGCAATTGAAGCATGACCTGAACACAAAGAGAAGTCCGAGGAGGCATGTAAAAAGCATTCAACATTAACAAAGTAGatgaagaaaatttcagtattttgtgtTAACTCTGGTTATTCTCTTGAGGTTAGACGTACAATTTttaaagagatgaaagaaatcaTTCCCACCAGAGAGGCTGAGGTGGGTTGCAGAATTTGGGCATAATACAATAAGCCTCACTATGAACTTTGTTTAGGTAAATATTGGTGAAATGATGagtatattatatttaaaatacaaacatttctaATATTTACAAACGTATCAAATAAAACGTTCAAACAGTTTCTGTACAAACTTTCTTCAAAATTCCCTGTAATTGATATGCACTTATTAACAATACATACTCTTTCAGATCATGGAACAGTAATCTTCAAGGCCTAATAATGAgaataattatttccttaatCTGATTATGATTTTTAGCCTGAATTTTAGtctgatttttctgtgcaaCATATCTTGTGTAGCCATTTCATACCTGAGAAAAGTAAGTGGCTTTGATTTCCAAATCACACTACCGTTTTACCTTCAGTTTGCACAAGATTACACGTTCACATGAAAATGTGGTGATAAAAAAACGAGTTAAAAGTCtacaagaaaatggaaagacctataagaatgaaaaagagggaaaaaaaacatttctctttggtttttatGTCATTTATGTTTCTATAGTAGGACACTGACACATTCCACATATACTAATTTTTCTAACATATTTTTCTCaatccaaaaccaaaatgtataatttcttttttttttcctcctaggaAAGAAGATGTGTGAAATCTTTCTTCCTTGACCACTATGGTTGAAATACCCCTATGCTCAACATACAGCTAATTGTTAAATTATTATGGTTAAAATAGTTGCatctaaataaaattttgcttaGTAAATACTGTGACATATGAGCTATCAACCAAAGACTGTAGAaatcttttaaatcaaaaccaaaacaaatccattttaatattcatttatttaaataaaatcttatttatgTTGTAAATTAGGTAATCTTTGATAATGAGCTATGGGTCTGGTTATccaaatatttaagaaaataatcagCTGTAAGCATACAAGTAATTTCTATTTGCATGCTTGAATTCAAGCACATTCTTAATCATTTTCAAGATTGGTCCCTACAGATGTTGCACATTCAGCTAAGTTTGAATCAACCAGATTTCCATATGAATGTAGCATATTATTTTGTGATGAAAATgttccatttcttctttcagttgCTTTTGATGTTTATTGTGTACATTAAATGACTTTTCTGAATATGCAGTACTGTTTTCTGTAgtaagttttctgcttttggcaTTTCTTACTTGTAGTTTGCCTctggagtttattttttaattaactaaCAGCCTTTATCAGTAAAGAAGttcattttttccaaaattatacACATTAGCTTTCAATGGTATTTGTAAATTATAATAAAGGTTAAGAACTGATATATCACTCAGCTAGAAGCAGAGCTCTAGGTGATTTAGTTTCATTTGCTGTGCTCAGTATTTCTAAGCATTGTTTGCATACAGATATATGCACCATTTTTGACTGTATCCCTGCTAAATAAATGGTATTAATTTCAAAGTGTACAAAACCATCTATATTAGATATGAATATAGAAAAATATCCACACCCTAGTTATActttatgttttcctttacttCTATACATACAAGGAAGTATACAAATTTATACAAGAAAAAGGtcatttaattgttttaaattgtgGGAAAGATGATTTTCTGCCTGCTGCAAGGAAAAGTAGCATTTTCTAATCCACAGTCCTCTGTTTTCCCTAACTTCCATCTTATATACCTGTATTACAGGCTCCTAATCGTGAGAGATTAGCAGTCATAACTCCTGTAATCACACCAGTGGTCAGAAAGCCGGGCTTTATCTGAGAGATAAGTGACTCTTACAAAATGCTTGACTTCTAAGAgatactaaaaaagaaatattcagagaaGAGTCAGTTTGTTCTGACTAGCAGAGATTACACCTAGAAAATTTTCAGAGGACACCACATTGGGAACAGTTGTCATCAGACACAAGTCAGGATGCAAAATGACACAGACACAGGAGAAGCTGAGATCAACAAGATGAGACTCAATAAAAGTTAGTGCTGCGTACTACCTTCAGTGAGAAAGCAAATGTGTCAGTACAATACACAGCAGAAAGCTGATGACAAGGTATGGCATGAAAGGATCTTGgtttcaaagaatcacagaatcaataaggtgggaaaagacctctgagatcatcgagtccaacccatgaccaaacaccaccatatCAACTAGACCATGGTCATGTAcagtctttccttaaatatCATCTCTCTGGGAAGTCCTTTCCAAAGTCTAATCagcctttctgtgaagaaattcttcctgatgtccaacctaaactcCCATGGCACAGCTTAAAACTGTGCCCTCTTGCcctagttgcctgggagaagaggctgacccccactttgatacaacctcctttcaggtagctgtaaAATGATAAGGTcactcctgagcctcctccaggctaaataaCACTggctctctcagctgctccttgtaggacttgtgcttgagacccttcaccagcttcattacCCTTACCTgcactcactccagcacctcagtgtccttcagAAGCTCAGGTCAAGGTAACACTGCTGCAATGTGGAAGACGAGCTGTGCCTGGGGCATGGCACTGCAAGGGCACCACACCAAAGACACAGGAGGCTGACACCAGGTTGCACCCAAAGCTTTGGTGGTTTGGGATATCCCTCCAGCTGCGGGGATCCAATACAAATGTGTGTGGCCTGCCAGGCCCAGCTGAAGGCTTTGGTCTTGTTTAGCTCTGAAACGGGATCCCTGAgggctgcagagagagggaggtAGATGAAAAATGCCAACAGCACTTTCCAGCACTCAATGAGCCCAGAGAGCAGTTACTTTGCCACCGGGGCAGGTCTAAgtaaagtcacagaatcacagaatcaattaggttggaaaagacctctgagatcatcgagtgCAACCCGTGACCAAACACCACCgtgtcaactagaccatggcactaagtgccgCGTCCAGTCCTCCCTTGctgcaccacctccctgggcagcccattctgATATCTCCTCACCCgttctgggaagaaattctaCCTCATGTCCAATCTAAACAAGTTGGTATAGTTTGGAGCACTGACCCGGGTCAGGTGCTCGGGACAGCCTCTCCCTCAGGGGGAACGGAGACCGCGCCCGTGGGGGCTGCGGCGCTGAGGAACCCCGGGCGCGCAGAGgtgaagagaaagggaagacaaGAAGCAGGATGCAGCGGGGCCGCTCCGCCCCTCGGCGCCGCTTGGCGGGAAAGCCGGGCTTTGGCGGGCTCGGAGGAGCAGCGGCGGGCGGGAGCAGGACCGCCGTGCAGCCGGAGCCCAGCCCGTCCCGCAGGGAGCCTCTCGCTCGACATGCCCGCCGAAGGGGAGCCGCTGAgcgcccccgccgccggcccgggGCTCGGCGAGTCGCAGTACCTGCAACAGGTACGGCACATCCTACAGCACGGCCACCGGAGGGAGGATCGCACCGGCACTGGCACCCTCTCCGTGTTCGGCATGCAGGCGCGGTACAGCCTGAGAGGTGGGCACCGCCGGCACCCGCAGCCCCTGTCCCggctccctgcccctgctccctctccctgcacttTGCTCCCCGTCTCCGGCCTCCTGCCCCTGTCCCCCGCTCCCTGGGCCCTTACCCCCATGCCCCTGCTCCCTGGCCCCTGTCCCTATCCCCTGCTCCCTTGCCCCGGCCCGCCGGGGTGGGTGTTGGGAGGTGTCACACGCCATCTTGTACCCCGGGACTGACCCGCTCCCGCCCGCCGAGAGATCTTGAGTACGAGAATTACAcatcctctcccagctccttgctGCATATCCAGACCTCTGAATATCAAATGGTGGCGTTGAGAAAAGCCTAAGTCTGTTCACCTTTGGCGAATGGCTGTCTCCTCTGACACTCTCAAACTCGCTTCCAGATCAGTTTCCACTGCTAACAACGAAGAGGGTGTTCTGGAAGGgagtgctggaggagctgctgtggttCATCAAGGTTTGGTGTTTGGATGTCTCTTGTGTGTGCTCTGCCTGAGAGTGGGATAAATGGAATGAACTATTGTGGATTAAGGGATTTGGGGTAACTACAGGTACTTCTCTTCCTATGAGAGAAGTGCAACCACCTAATATTTTGACCACACATGGAAGGCCATTATCTTCAAGACATTCAGCCTTTTAGTGCAGACTGTTGCTAACAGTGCACTCAGAAgagtttttcttctatttctttttaagggaTATAGTCTGAAATAGTGAgggctttgcttttgctgattTGACTATACTCCAGAGTTATAAAGCCTCATACAGTGTCTTAGTGTTTGAATTCGAAATAATAATATGAAATAGATAGTAGTAAATTTAATGATCtgctttttaatattgaaatagCTGTTATTGATTTGAACAGAAACAAGCAGTGCAGAACCACAGGTCAAGTGAGATCGATGTAAACACTAGGCTTTTTAGCAAAAAAATGAGATCTAATAGAGCTGATAGCTGTAGGTAGAATAATAAAATTCAACTATAGATAATGCGTTACATTGTAAGTGTTCCTTTATATGTTGTGATATTGTGCAGGTATGGGAAAGTCTATCTAACCATTTGCTACATAGCAGGACTCAAAtacacattcatttttaaaagctttgggtgttttttttcaaatgtaaaagaCTAGACACTCCCCAAACCAGCATAACTTCTGTGTTGAATTTTTTAATGTGCCGATTTGGACATGTTGCAGGATTCAGCACCATTTCTCTGGgtcattttcacatttttgtcatttaaacaaaaggatttttaataCCTTAAGCTCATTATAGGTGGCTTGGCAAAGACAATGCCTTTGTTAGTCTGTTTTCATCCATCTGTAAAGTAACATCTTGTTCTCTGCAAATGTGCTTATGAAATGACATACCACAGTTGACCTTGAGGCTGTATTGTTTGTGCATTCACAAAGTTAGGAGAATCCTGTGTTAAACAACAGTAGCATGGCTGTTCCTCAAACTTCATCCCAGTATGTTGCTCTCAAGTTTTATTCTCTGTCCATGTGCAAGAACCTCATCCAGTACATTAATTAGACTGTTCATCCTTTGTAAGTGGAGAAATACTGTAGACTAGAAAAGCTTAATGCAGCTGTTTCAGATAACGTCCTCAGTGTTGAAATTAGGAGGCACAATTCTTACTGCCTGTGTTTTGTAGGGTTCTACAAATGCCAAAGAGCTCTCTGCAAAAGGTGTGAAGATTTGGGATGCTAATGGGTCACGTGAGTTCCTGGATAAGCAGGGTTTCAGCACCAGAGAGGAGGGGGATTTGGGACCAGTGTATGGTTTCCAGTGGAGGCACTTTGGAGCAGAATACAAAGATATGCACACAGGTAATCACGTACAAGTACAGTCTTGTTCGCTTAGTGAGACAACTGTGATACATCACTTCCAAAACTCTGAGTTTTGTTAAGGGACCAAGTGTGAACTGATAGCCAGAATAAATAGTGTTTGAGAGAgttaatttagctttttttttttttttcttacttaatCTAATTATCCTGAAAGATGTGGCTTTGTGTATTGTAGTTTGACATTTGTAGAACTGATGGATCAGAAGGAATACACTGTTATTCTTTTATCTAGACCAGATATGGTCACTGATAGCTGGAAGGATGTGTGCCTGTTGCAGTGCAGAAGCCCAAGCTAGCTCCATTTGATAGCAGTGGAACACAGGCTGCCATCTCTGTGTATCAACGTGGGGTACCAATTTCTGTGATACTGTTGTTCTGCAAAGAACTGGCAGTGCACTACATTCATTGGAgacaggggaagagaaagatttttctgttctgcatcTGGAACGAAGTAGGATGTATCTATAGCTGATGATGCTGTGGACAGAACAGCTGTAACAAGTTATGATGTGATGCAATATTTATTGGTATTATTTTCTGTGGAACGGGTTCATTAAACTTACTCTGAAGTGTGTTGCTGGCTCTTTTCTAAGTCACTGAAGGAGAAGATGTAGAAAACATTTTGAGGGCTGCCCCTATCTAGTGTGATTTTAAACTCGGATTAACAACATGGGTTAGTTatcttggtgggttttttttgtcaataCAGCCTCAAAATTAGTTACAGATATTAGACTTGGTATTGGCATGTTGACCACTAGTTTTATGCTAACACAAATGCTGCAAATTGTGAACTGACACATCTGAAAACTTAGTGAAAAATTTCAGGATTCCTGAATTTAGTAGGTCTGAGGCAAAACATAGGGTGGAAAAAATGAACAAGATAAATTCCCATGGGTTTCATTACAAACAGATTTCCTTAAGTTGCATTACTAATGGATAGGTAATTAGTGTCAGGAACTAACATAACCATTTGACAAGGCTTCTGGCACGGTATTGCTGGCAGAAGAATTCCCTGAGCTACTAATTGTGTCACGGAAGGATCacaatattctgagttggaagggacccacaaggatcatcgagtccaactcttaagtgaatggcccatatggggatcGTGTATTACTACCTTGCTTGCCAGCTTGGGTCTCCCTGTAGCCTAATTTGATGTTGCTGCaataaattattagaaaaaagtaattactgGTCATGCTGATTCACTGGAATGAGTCAGAACAATGATTAACAGCTAATGACTCTTTTATTCTGAAATCCATTCTGATGGTCAGTTAATATCAGTAAATTTCTTATATAACTGGAATTGAGCCTAAAATTCAGCCTGAGAATTGGGTGAAATTGGGTGAAATGTATTATCCTGTGCTATACATGATTAAAGTTCCCTTCTGGCTTTAAATGCTGTGGAAATTTAGTTTTCATACATGACCTTATGAGTGCTAGATGGTTGTGTTTATTCATCTGTCAAAAACTTTGTGGTTTTGAGTATGTAAAGAGTGCTGGTATCCCTCAATACTGGTCTGggcataattttattttttttttaataagaaggAGCACTGTAACATGCAAGTTTAACATCTAGAAAGGCATTTTAATCCAGAAGTGCAATAAACGATTTAGTTTAAATACTGTGAATGACAAGGTGGTAATATGTTGTCCATTCCAGTACAGCTCTTTTCCTATTTAGGTAACAAGTCATCATGAAAGATAAAATACCATTCTTTGTTCAACTATTTTTTTGTATTGCAAGTTTTGTTTCTTGGGATTTAGCGATTATGCAGACTTCTTAGTTGgtctttaaaaatgtcaagtTGTTAAGAATGGAATAAAGTGTTCTAAATAAGAATGGTCCTATTTCAGTGGGTGCTAAAGGTAGTCAAAGCACACAAAAGAGATGGGGGGCACATGTCAAAATACCACCATGAAAATTTCACAAGCTTTAGAGCACCCTAAGAAACACCAAGAATAGCCTATATTTAGAGTGTGCCAACTAATTAATATCACTTTCAAAGTTGCAATAAAGTTTTCAGAGGTTGTAATTTCAATATTACTTTTCAGTGGGATGTGGGCtgggtgttaaaaaaaatatcatgacTCAAATCTGTCTGGTTTAGATCTTATTTGGTATCTTTCTCCAGATTACTCCAACCAAGGAATTGATCAGCTGCAAAAAGTGATTGAAACGATCAAAACCAATCCAGATGACAGAAGAATCATTATGTGTGCTTGGAATCCAAAAGGTATTGAATAGCAGAGTTTAAATGAATGCAGTTGCACATTACCGTGCTTTATGCTAAAGTATGTTCTATTCCTGTGTCCACAGTCCTATTTGGTGtccttatttactttttataaaaactatcaagaatacaataaaaatgaCCAGGGGTTATAAGTTTGATTCTCTTTCTACCTAAGTCTTATGCTCAGACCTCAAAAATATTGAACCATTTCTTCAGAGTGTTTCTTTCCATGTTAAACTTAACAAAACCCTTAAAACTAGAGAACAAAAGTATTATTTGTGTTGTAATCATCTTTTTGAACCTAGGTTGTCTACTCATCCATGTATGGCTACTTCTAAACAAGAGCTAGTGCAAGAGAACGTTTAACTTCACCAGTGGTGATCTGTGCTCCAAAAAATCCACTGGTGTATGAAAGGACTGCAACGTGCTGTTACTGTTATTTATAAGGTTAAGCATTCTCAGATATCAGAAGATATCTGGTTAAAGTTTTTCCTGCCAAGCTGCAGTTATGCTATCTGCACTTTTTAAGTGTGGATAAACACTCAAAagatcttttgttttctgatgttttttaaTTGATCATTGCTTTTATATCTCAAGAAGCAGCAAAGGCACATTGCAATGGGAAGGGAGTAAGATGAAGCAGTTGGAAGTCACTTTAGGGTACATGCTTAATTTTACTCTTAATGTCTTCCTTTGGGGAAATCAACTGTCTCACCAAGGTGAGTAGCAGTAAACTGCTGTGCAGCATTATGGCATAAATCTGTTATGTGGAATATCTGTTTATGACTTTCTGGTCATGCAGCCCAGGAGACAGCTTGTCATGACCCAGACTTAATTGCTTGGGCAGCAGGTGCTTATAAACAAGAGAAACAAGCAACAGAATGACAATGCTGTTAGCTCTCTACTGTATCCCATTACATGCTTATTTAGGTTTTGCATCTTTTACATTTATAACACACTAATGCTGctactgttttttcctgtactGCAATTCCTAGATATTTCTCTGATGGCTTTGCCTCCATGCCATGCTCTTTGCCAGTTCTATGTTCTGAATGGTGAATTGTCTTGCCAACTCTATCAGAGGTCTGGAGATATGGGACTAGGAGTGCCTTTCAATATTGCCAGCTACTCACTGCTCACATACATGATTGCCCATGTCACAGGGCTAAAGGTAggttattttgtcattttatttaatcttgTCTGAGAAATGAAGGACTGAAAGATGGGACTCTTCATGTCATGAAAATGTCCAAGAAAAAATGGAATGAACATACTGTTAGAAATCTTGCTGAAATATGTGTAAAAAAGGGCCCTGCGAATTTGATGTGAATTGCCTCTGGTTTATGTGGGCAGTTAGGATCAGAAATGTAAGAATTCTTAAATTAAGGTTAAACAGACAGAAGATCCTCCAGGTCATGACCGTGTCAAAACTGGCCTGTTCACTAGTCTGCTTCTTAGAAATCTGAACAGAGCACTTGTCCTTATGGGATAGTAAGATACAAGTGATTAAATTTTGTAGGATGTGTTTACTGGAAGCAAACAGTAGCTTGGAAGTTGCTGTTAAGGTTTTAATTTGGATATTCTGCCCACCTAACTTCCAGCTGTAATTTCAGCTAGGTATTTCTGTGATTTCCTACTGTAGATGATTATGTAGAGTGGTAGTATGTGCTCAAATATCTCCTGCCCTGACTTCAgagatacattttttaatttgacagagaaattaaaaatgctcaGCAATCTTGTACATGTGAAAACCCCTTTTCTTTAGGGCATGTAAAAATTATACTAGTAAGGCCATTTGTGCTTGATCCTCCTGCTACCAGTAACATGAAGGAGAActtaaaataaggaaataggGAAGAATCAGACTTTACAGCAAttgcaaacaaagaaattagTCCAAGGTACTAGTCCATATTAGTCCAAGGTAAAGTCCATAAGGCAGCTGTTGTCTCTCAGCCATTTTGTCTCATGGCTTTGGTGGTTTTCAGTATAATATATCCCGGGGCTTATCTACATTGGTCAGAGGCCAGTAAAATAGTTGATAAACCTGAGTTAAATTAGGTTGCTCAGGGGCTGCGAAATCACAGAACTTGCAATCTTGCAAACATATCTGGATGCTTGATAAGTGCTTTGGGGTTTAGACTGTGACTGACACCTCCACTGCTGCAAAGTACAGTGTAGCTGGTCTGAAACGAGCTTTGGCAAGTCATACTTATTAGAAGTAAAGTGTAAAAGCTGGATGTCACTGCCCTGTCTGTTTTTATCTTAGTGAACAGATCAGTAGTGTTCCATTCAATACCAAAGCTATTATCCTAGCAGGATTTCaaagataaattttttttgtaagctAGTGGAAATTTCaatatgtttttcattaattatgCAGTAGTCAGGGAAGCTAGTGTCCTTCAAAGTTTTCCAGGATGTCTTGGCAATACAATCCAGTACAAAAACTGCAGTTCCACACTAGATGTCAGGTGCTATGAATCAATACTGTAAGCATTgtaatgttttgctttcttgaaaCCTGACTGAAAACCACAtgtattcttcattttttcagcctggagagttCATACACACTTTAGGAGATGCTCACATATATCTGAATCATGTGGAATCTCTTAAAGTTCAAGTAAGTACTTACTCTGTATTCTTGTATTGTTTTATCTTCCACAATGCTTGTTCAATGCAG is part of the Chiroxiphia lanceolata isolate bChiLan1 chromosome 1, bChiLan1.pri, whole genome shotgun sequence genome and encodes:
- the TYMS gene encoding thymidylate synthase, translated to MPAEGEPLSAPAAGPGLGESQYLQQVRHILQHGHRREDRTGTGTLSVFGMQARYSLRDQFPLLTTKRVFWKGVLEELLWFIKGSTNAKELSAKGVKIWDANGSREFLDKQGFSTREEGDLGPVYGFQWRHFGAEYKDMHTDYSNQGIDQLQKVIETIKTNPDDRRIIMCAWNPKDISLMALPPCHALCQFYVLNGELSCQLYQRSGDMGLGVPFNIASYSLLTYMIAHVTGLKPGEFIHTLGDAHIYLNHVESLKVQLQREPRPFPKLRILRKVEDISDFKAEDFQIEDYNPHPPIKMEMAV